A genomic stretch from Candidatus Hydrogenisulfobacillus filiaventi includes:
- a CDS encoding conserved protein of unknown function (Evidence 4 : Unknown function but conserved in other organisms), with amino-acid sequence MAGSTIRRGPWDLNRKGSIDQERHSRRLKEALVRQLPTIVGETPVITREGDGVVRVPVKVLDLPRFRHREPRPEEVTGEGQGARSPGDVVASIPRQGEGTGAGEPGDAEHEHTVEVEMDLDTLAALVFEDLALPPLKPKVAGRMRESEWVWNSRRRHGPYATLDRKATLKAALARNAAQGHPGLNGFSNEDLRYRSYTPVEEPVTNAVVVLIRDVSGSMTDDKKYLARALSFWLVRWIRLFYRDLKLEFLAHDTRAFWVDEAAFFTLSAGGGTRSAAAYRALGERMEEAFPPDRWNIYAFHFTDGEDWGPEEARGALEGLLPALNLFGLVELAPERFHARLGEILGRLPNPPVVTVRIDDKTEIMQGLKRLLGSGGGDEAHAG; translated from the coding sequence ATGGCAGGCAGCACCATCCGTCGCGGCCCTTGGGACCTCAACCGCAAGGGCTCGATCGACCAGGAACGCCACAGCCGGCGGCTCAAGGAGGCCTTGGTGCGGCAACTGCCCACCATCGTCGGGGAGACGCCCGTGATCACCCGGGAGGGGGACGGGGTGGTGCGGGTGCCGGTGAAGGTGTTGGACCTGCCCCGCTTCCGCCATCGTGAGCCCCGGCCCGAGGAGGTGACGGGTGAGGGGCAGGGTGCCCGCAGCCCCGGGGACGTCGTGGCCTCCATCCCGCGGCAGGGGGAGGGGACCGGTGCCGGCGAACCCGGTGACGCGGAGCACGAGCACACGGTGGAGGTGGAGATGGACCTCGACACCTTGGCCGCTCTGGTGTTCGAGGACCTGGCCCTGCCCCCCCTGAAGCCGAAGGTGGCAGGGCGTATGCGCGAGTCGGAATGGGTCTGGAACAGCCGGCGCCGGCACGGTCCCTACGCCACCCTGGACCGCAAGGCCACCTTGAAGGCGGCCCTGGCCCGCAACGCGGCCCAGGGGCACCCGGGCCTGAACGGCTTCAGTAACGAGGACCTGCGCTACCGCTCGTACACGCCGGTGGAGGAGCCGGTCACCAATGCGGTGGTGGTGCTGATCCGGGACGTCTCGGGCTCGATGACCGATGACAAGAAGTACCTGGCCCGGGCCCTGTCCTTCTGGCTGGTGCGCTGGATCCGGCTGTTCTACCGGGATCTCAAGCTGGAGTTCCTGGCGCATGACACCCGCGCCTTCTGGGTGGATGAAGCCGCCTTCTTCACCCTCTCCGCGGGGGGCGGGACCCGTTCCGCCGCCGCTTACCGCGCCCTGGGGGAACGGATGGAGGAGGCCTTCCCGCCCGATCGCTGGAACATCTACGCCTTCCACTTCACCGACGGGGAGGACTGGGGGCCGGAGGAGGCGCGCGGCGCCCTGGAGGGGCTGCTGCCCGCCCTTAACCTGTTCGGGCTGGTGGAGCTGGCGCCGGAGCGCTTCCATGCCCGCCTGGGGGAGATCCTGGGCCGGCTGCCGAATCCTCCGGTGGTTACCGTGCGTATCGACGACAAGACGGAGATTATGCAGGGGCTCAAGCGCCTGCTGGGGTCGGGAGGAGGCGACGAGGCCCATGCTGGATAA
- a CDS encoding putative Stage V sporulation protein R (Evidence 3 : Putative function from multiple computational evidences), protein MLDNVESLQGFLDRAWEEAETLGLRPHPVEFEVVPSTAIFELASYGMPGHWSHWTYGRDYWQFKQRMESGHGRLYEMVVNTNPAHAYLLDSNTVAAQKLVVAHVLGHSDVFANHERFQDTPKDMDRSMAAARERFAEYEAEYGADRLERLLDAALSLSAQVAPDRPAEGAAPAGAGAHDRYRDLFGDGDSPHPAHRRRAPYPLPTYDVLGFLARHSPVLEEWERDVLEAVRREALYFEPQRVTKLVNEGYATLVHNTLLSRLPIGDDEALEAARVHAQVIAPFELGMNPYRVGFQLLSYLVEQFGFARTREIVMLETDASLLRNWLTEEAVERLELYQYRWQRAEHRLGGQMVPTWDAVVTDAGWEAVRDDLANRYAYRGPQIVAERVDGRGRLVLRQVEDGMALDEPWAQATLDQVQRLWGAPVLLERPGGPPLESRLKEDDSDDP, encoded by the coding sequence ATGCTGGATAATGTGGAAAGCCTGCAGGGGTTCCTCGACCGGGCCTGGGAGGAGGCGGAGACGCTCGGCCTGCGGCCGCACCCCGTGGAATTTGAGGTGGTGCCCTCCACCGCCATCTTCGAGCTGGCCAGCTATGGTATGCCCGGCCATTGGAGCCACTGGACCTACGGACGGGATTACTGGCAGTTCAAGCAGCGGATGGAGTCCGGCCACGGCCGCCTGTATGAGATGGTGGTCAACACCAACCCGGCCCATGCCTACCTGCTCGACTCCAACACGGTGGCAGCCCAGAAGCTGGTGGTGGCGCACGTGCTGGGGCACAGCGACGTGTTCGCCAACCACGAGCGGTTCCAGGATACGCCCAAGGATATGGACCGTTCCATGGCGGCGGCCCGGGAACGGTTTGCCGAGTACGAGGCCGAATACGGCGCCGACCGCCTCGAGCGCCTGTTGGACGCGGCGTTGTCCCTCAGCGCCCAGGTGGCGCCCGACCGGCCGGCCGAGGGTGCCGCCCCGGCCGGGGCCGGGGCGCACGACCGCTACCGCGACCTCTTCGGGGATGGCGACAGTCCCCATCCGGCCCACCGCCGGCGGGCGCCCTATCCCCTGCCGACCTATGACGTGCTGGGCTTCCTGGCCCGCCATTCGCCGGTGCTGGAGGAGTGGGAGCGGGACGTGCTGGAGGCGGTGCGGCGCGAGGCACTCTACTTCGAGCCGCAGCGGGTGACCAAGCTGGTCAACGAGGGCTATGCCACCCTGGTGCACAACACCCTGCTCTCCCGTCTGCCGATCGGCGACGACGAGGCCCTGGAGGCCGCCCGGGTCCATGCCCAGGTCATCGCGCCCTTCGAGCTGGGCATGAACCCGTACCGGGTCGGCTTTCAACTCCTGAGCTATCTGGTGGAGCAGTTCGGCTTCGCGCGGACCCGGGAGATCGTCATGCTGGAGACCGATGCCAGCCTGCTGCGCAACTGGCTGACGGAGGAGGCCGTGGAGCGGCTGGAGCTGTACCAATACCGGTGGCAGCGCGCCGAACACCGGCTGGGCGGACAGATGGTCCCGACCTGGGACGCGGTGGTCACCGACGCCGGCTGGGAGGCGGTGCGGGATGACCTCGCCAACCGCTACGCCTACCGGGGACCGCAGATCGTGGCGGAACGGGTGGATGGCCGGGGACGGCTGGTCCTGCGCCAGGTGGAGGACGGCATGGCCCTTGATGAGCCGTGGGCGCAGGCGACCCTCGATCAGGTGCAACGCCTGTGGGGGGCCCCGGTCCTGCTGGAGCGGCCCGGAGGGCCTCCCCTGGAGTCGCGGCTCAAAGAGGACGACAGCGACGACCCGTGA
- a CDS encoding exported protein of unknown function (Evidence 5 : Unknown function), protein MEHKWLWWQAAAGSGMALALAVVSSAPAWAASDGLVGGLLSGVVGTLNTTLNTVTGVLGGGSGNETGGDSPTLLSLNLNLLSSGGQAQATGPVSIGINALSQGGTATASGPVAVAANVLAQGGQASGTGLVAAAANVASTGGQATGTGSVAGVGANVGASGGAASGSGTVGVGANVLSSGGAASGSGTVGVGANVLSSGGAASGSGTVGVGANVLSSGGSASGSGIVGVGANVASSGGSVSGSGPIGVGANVGGQGSSPAPSPSPAPSPSSASTPAPVTPPVSVAAAASGPAPSSAAAAVSGATSVETGVNLARDLAWGATLLFSGTSGLWWLRRRGGRKPA, encoded by the coding sequence ATGGAACATAAGTGGTTGTGGTGGCAGGCGGCGGCCGGTAGCGGGATGGCCCTGGCCTTGGCGGTGGTGTCCAGCGCCCCGGCGTGGGCGGCCAGCGACGGGCTGGTGGGCGGACTCCTGAGCGGGGTGGTGGGCACCCTCAACACCACCCTCAACACGGTGACCGGGGTGCTGGGCGGCGGCAGCGGCAATGAGACCGGAGGGGACTCGCCCACCCTGCTGTCCCTCAACCTCAACCTGCTGTCTTCCGGCGGGCAGGCCCAGGCCACCGGCCCGGTTTCGATCGGCATTAACGCCTTGTCCCAGGGCGGTACGGCGACCGCCTCCGGTCCGGTGGCGGTGGCGGCCAATGTGCTGGCGCAAGGCGGTCAGGCCAGCGGCACCGGGCTGGTAGCGGCGGCCGCCAACGTGGCCTCCACCGGTGGCCAGGCCACCGGCACCGGCTCGGTGGCCGGCGTGGGGGCCAACGTGGGCGCCAGCGGCGGTGCGGCCAGCGGCAGCGGGACGGTGGGTGTCGGCGCCAATGTGCTGTCCAGCGGCGGTGCGGCCAGCGGCAGCGGGACGGTGGGTGTCGGCGCCAATGTGCTGTCCAGCGGCGGTGCGGCCAGCGGCAGCGGGACGGTGGGCGTCGGCGCCAATGTGCTGTCCAGCGGAGGATCCGCCTCCGGCAGCGGCATTGTGGGCGTGGGGGCCAATGTTGCCTCCAGCGGCGGATCGGTCAGCGGGTCGGGTCCCATCGGGGTGGGTGCCAACGTCGGCGGTCAGGGCAGCAGCCCCGCCCCCTCCCCCTCGCCGGCGCCGTCCCCCTCCTCCGCGTCCACCCCGGCTCCGGTGACCCCGCCGGTATCGGTGGCAGCTGCTGCCAGCGGTCCTGCGCCGTCCTCCGCTGCAGCAGCGGTTAGCGGGGCTACCAGTGTGGAGACGGGTGTGAATCTGGCCCGGGACCTGGCCTGGGGCGCCACCCTGCTCTTCAGCGGCACCTCCGGTCTGTGGTGGCTGCGGCGCCGCGGGGGCCGGAAGCCGGCCTAG
- a CDS encoding Hydroxyacid dehydrogenase: MSSMPRQRRALVVAGDARQHHLAAWLAARGWRVYALGFAAPGVETVPAWPGLGPGAMLVGPLRGIGPGGGLGEGMPVLTPEQVADLGPGGLIAAGRIAPDVAAWAREAEVDCLAYLSDEAFQWHNAVPTAEAAIALAVGRTGETVAERPFAVLGAGRVGLTLAVRLAALGARVRVLERDPGLRARARALGLAAGPWDRNLIRGMDGIFNTVPAPVLDQAWFDVLQPAWVMDLASAPGGRAPGVVVAEGRYLPQPGLPGRFAPRAAARILAEVLEDWWRMHR, encoded by the coding sequence ATGAGCAGCATGCCGCGGCAACGGCGGGCGTTGGTGGTGGCCGGGGACGCCCGGCAACACCATCTGGCGGCTTGGTTGGCGGCCCGCGGGTGGCGGGTCTACGCGCTGGGATTCGCGGCGCCCGGGGTGGAGACCGTGCCGGCGTGGCCGGGGCTGGGACCGGGTGCCATGCTGGTCGGGCCCCTCCGGGGCATCGGTCCCGGCGGGGGGTTGGGCGAGGGCATGCCGGTCCTGACTCCGGAACAGGTGGCCGACCTGGGGCCCGGCGGTCTCATCGCCGCGGGGCGAATCGCGCCGGATGTGGCGGCCTGGGCCCGGGAGGCGGAGGTGGACTGCCTGGCCTACCTGTCGGATGAGGCGTTTCAGTGGCACAATGCGGTACCCACCGCCGAAGCGGCCATCGCCCTAGCCGTGGGGCGGACGGGCGAGACGGTGGCGGAGCGGCCTTTTGCGGTCCTGGGGGCGGGCCGGGTGGGCCTGACCCTGGCCGTGCGGCTGGCGGCGCTAGGCGCCCGCGTCCGGGTGCTGGAGCGTGACCCCGGGCTGCGGGCCCGCGCCCGGGCGTTGGGGCTGGCGGCCGGCCCCTGGGACCGGAACCTGATAAGGGGAATGGACGGCATCTTCAACACCGTGCCCGCGCCGGTGCTGGATCAGGCCTGGTTTGACGTCCTGCAGCCGGCCTGGGTGATGGACCTGGCATCGGCACCGGGGGGCCGTGCGCCGGGGGTGGTGGTGGCCGAAGGCCGCTACCTGCCGCAACCCGGGCTGCCGGGCCGATTTGCGCCGCGGGCGGCCGCCCGCATCCTGGCGGAGGTGCTGGAGGACTGGTGGCGGATGCACCGGTAG
- a CDS encoding conserved protein of unknown function (Evidence 4 : Unknown function but conserved in other organisms), translated as MQQGQHTVAGVFGRRDDAEHTVADLRQQGIGDQQISLVAREDHGHGKTVAENGAGHNLTSGIGWGSAIGGVTGLLAGLGALAIPGVGPIVAAGPLAATLSGAAAGGLAGGLLDYGIPAAQTRQYEEDVKRGDTLLLVHGDEATVSKAKGVFERHHAHDIHLD; from the coding sequence ATGCAGCAAGGGCAGCATACCGTGGCCGGGGTGTTCGGGCGCCGGGACGACGCTGAGCACACCGTCGCGGATCTGCGCCAGCAGGGGATAGGGGACCAGCAGATTTCCCTGGTGGCACGGGAGGATCATGGCCATGGCAAAACGGTGGCCGAGAACGGGGCGGGGCACAACCTCACCTCCGGGATCGGCTGGGGTAGCGCCATCGGCGGGGTGACGGGCCTGCTGGCGGGTCTGGGGGCATTAGCCATCCCGGGGGTTGGGCCCATCGTCGCGGCCGGGCCCCTGGCGGCCACCCTGAGCGGGGCCGCCGCCGGCGGGCTGGCAGGCGGCCTGCTCGATTACGGGATCCCGGCCGCGCAGACGCGGCAGTATGAGGAGGACGTCAAGCGCGGGGACACCCTGTTGCTGGTGCACGGGGATGAGGCCACCGTCTCCAAAGCCAAAGGGGTCTTCGAGCGCCACCACGCCCACGACATCCATCTGGACTGA
- the prkA gene encoding serine protein kinase (involved in sporulation) (Evidence 2a : Function from experimental evidences in other organisms; PubMedId : 8626065, 12662922, 25983726, 27806131; Product type e : enzyme), with protein MSDLAGRLNEYRKTASALNWEGSFEEYLEMVRANPRIARLAHARLNDMIMEAGVEEGPDGVRYRFFEGKLFGIDRQLREIMDYFRGAAAGLDVRKRVLLLIGPPGTGKSSLLIHLKRGLEAYTRTDAGALYAIKDCPMHEEPLHLIPHELREEARRELGVVIEGDLCPVCQMRWREAEGDLSQFRVQRIVFSERDRIGIGTFTPGDPKDLDTSLLVGGLDFAKITQYGSESDPRAFRFDGEFNVANRGLMEEQEWLKQPKDFMALLLTLAQEQNIKTGRYALIYADEVVIAHSNLYEYERFIANPENDAMKNRVYMVTVPYALRVQDEERIYRSMLSQGELGGIHIAPYTLEMGALAAVLTRLEEPRDKGLTLMDKVKLYNGDRIKDFTDHQVEELHRQHPNEGLSGISPRDTMNVLTYAMGQSPVPCVNPIDLIRGFRYFAQEGKFLGYHSPEAKKRLLDLAGMVREEYDRIVKKVVMTAFVHAFEESAQSLFTHYLDHAEASVQRQRVLDPVTGEPVDPDEGFMRSIEEQIGVSGVAAKAFREEILVRVGAMTRRGEVFHWDSHPRLKEAIEKKLFGDVRQLVQTTTTNRTPDPEKQKRLSEVQEVLMGQGFCPHCANAILDYAGSLLQRE; from the coding sequence ATGTCCGATCTGGCCGGGCGTTTGAATGAGTACCGCAAGACTGCCTCCGCCCTCAACTGGGAGGGCAGTTTCGAGGAGTACCTGGAGATGGTGCGCGCGAATCCCCGCATCGCGCGTCTGGCGCACGCCCGCCTGAACGACATGATCATGGAGGCGGGGGTGGAGGAGGGACCGGACGGGGTCCGGTACCGGTTCTTTGAGGGCAAGCTGTTCGGTATCGACCGCCAGCTGCGGGAGATCATGGACTACTTCCGGGGAGCAGCGGCCGGCCTGGACGTCCGTAAGCGGGTGCTGCTGTTGATCGGGCCGCCCGGCACCGGCAAGAGCAGCCTGCTCATCCACCTCAAGCGCGGGCTGGAGGCCTACACCCGTACCGATGCCGGCGCCCTGTACGCCATTAAGGACTGCCCCATGCATGAGGAACCCCTGCACCTGATCCCGCATGAACTGCGGGAGGAGGCGCGGCGCGAGCTGGGGGTGGTGATCGAGGGCGACCTGTGCCCCGTCTGCCAGATGCGCTGGCGGGAGGCGGAAGGCGACCTGTCCCAGTTCCGGGTGCAACGCATCGTCTTTTCCGAACGGGATCGCATCGGGATCGGCACCTTTACGCCCGGCGACCCCAAGGACCTGGACACCAGCCTGCTGGTGGGGGGGCTGGACTTTGCCAAGATCACCCAGTACGGATCGGAATCCGACCCCCGGGCCTTCCGGTTTGACGGCGAATTCAATGTGGCCAACCGCGGCCTCATGGAGGAGCAGGAGTGGCTGAAGCAGCCTAAGGATTTCATGGCGCTGCTCCTCACCCTGGCTCAGGAGCAGAACATCAAAACCGGCCGTTACGCGCTGATTTACGCGGACGAGGTGGTCATCGCCCATTCCAACCTCTACGAATACGAGCGGTTCATTGCTAATCCCGAGAATGACGCCATGAAGAACCGGGTCTACATGGTGACGGTGCCGTATGCGCTGCGGGTGCAGGACGAGGAGCGCATCTACCGTTCCATGCTGTCCCAGGGGGAGCTGGGGGGCATTCACATCGCCCCCTATACGCTGGAGATGGGGGCGCTGGCGGCGGTGCTGACCCGCCTGGAGGAACCCCGCGACAAGGGCCTGACCCTGATGGACAAGGTCAAGCTGTACAACGGCGACCGCATCAAGGACTTTACCGACCATCAGGTGGAGGAGCTGCACCGGCAGCATCCCAACGAAGGCCTGTCCGGCATCTCGCCCCGGGATACCATGAACGTCCTCACCTATGCCATGGGGCAGTCGCCGGTGCCGTGTGTGAACCCCATCGATCTCATCCGCGGCTTCCGCTACTTTGCCCAGGAAGGCAAGTTTCTGGGCTACCACAGCCCGGAAGCCAAGAAGCGTCTGCTGGACCTCGCCGGTATGGTCCGGGAGGAGTACGACCGCATCGTCAAGAAGGTGGTGATGACCGCCTTCGTGCACGCCTTTGAGGAGTCGGCCCAGAGCCTCTTCACCCATTACCTGGACCATGCCGAGGCCTCGGTGCAGCGGCAGCGGGTGCTCGACCCGGTGACGGGCGAACCGGTGGACCCCGACGAGGGATTCATGCGCTCCATCGAGGAGCAGATCGGGGTCAGCGGCGTGGCGGCCAAGGCCTTCCGGGAGGAGATCCTGGTGCGGGTGGGGGCGATGACCCGGCGTGGCGAGGTTTTCCATTGGGATTCCCACCCCCGCCTCAAGGAGGCCATCGAGAAGAAGCTGTTCGGGGATGTGCGGCAGCTGGTGCAAACCACCACCACCAACCGCACCCCGGACCCGGAAAAGCAGAAGCGGCTCTCCGAGGTGCAGGAGGTTCTGATGGGCCAGGGGTTCTGCCCCCATTGCGCCAATGCCATCCTCGACTACGCCGGGAGCCTGCTGCAGCGGGAATAG
- a CDS encoding Insulinase family protein, which yields MAGGVGSGRASGAPGQPVSVEVLPNGVTLAVDSSPAPGSVALGVFVPVGSQDERDRAQWGWAHLLEHMVFKGAGPWDVDGVAAVMDDLGGEVNAFTTREYTCFYAKVLEPLGCRAADLLWTLVTAPRLEAGELAKERAVVLEEMAEARDDIEDVTEQRYMEALWADDALRHDILGAPGAIRRVSAAALRGFWETAYSQAPPVCVVAGSGAAEVARRWREALQRPRYRGPRRTAGGWRPAPREVVKRQAAEQVHVLMGREGPALTGADYWEQLVLSLVLGGQNTSRLWLRLREQEGLAYTVGAALNSYGGWGETDIALTVRPDNLARAVAVAGEEVRRLAGEGPTEAEVGRAVTALTSNLVFGLETPDGRMQRLGRWLLLERLPPDLAAVTARLAQVTPAAVQAAARRTWLDPGRLAVALVGPVPRGAPAARSWWGSDGRPSPTT from the coding sequence ATGGCAGGCGGCGTAGGCAGCGGCAGGGCCTCCGGGGCCCCGGGGCAGCCGGTTTCGGTGGAGGTGCTGCCCAATGGGGTCACCCTGGCTGTGGATTCCTCCCCGGCACCCGGCAGCGTGGCCCTGGGGGTCTTCGTGCCGGTGGGATCCCAGGATGAACGCGACCGGGCCCAATGGGGCTGGGCGCACCTGCTGGAACATATGGTGTTCAAGGGAGCCGGCCCCTGGGATGTGGACGGGGTGGCGGCGGTGATGGACGACCTGGGCGGGGAGGTCAATGCCTTTACCACCCGGGAGTACACCTGCTTCTATGCTAAGGTCCTGGAACCGCTGGGCTGCCGGGCTGCGGACCTGCTGTGGACGCTGGTGACCGCGCCCCGGCTGGAGGCCGGGGAACTGGCCAAGGAACGCGCGGTCGTGCTGGAGGAGATGGCGGAGGCCCGCGATGACATCGAGGACGTGACTGAGCAGCGCTATATGGAGGCGCTGTGGGCGGACGACGCCCTGCGCCACGACATCCTGGGCGCTCCGGGGGCTATCCGCCGGGTCTCAGCAGCGGCCCTGCGGGGGTTCTGGGAGACAGCGTACAGTCAGGCTCCTCCCGTCTGTGTGGTGGCGGGCAGCGGGGCGGCCGAGGTGGCCCGCCGCTGGCGCGAGGCCCTGCAACGGCCCCGCTACCGCGGGCCCCGGCGGACCGCCGGCGGATGGCGGCCGGCGCCCCGGGAGGTGGTGAAACGGCAGGCCGCTGAGCAGGTCCATGTACTGATGGGCCGGGAGGGGCCGGCCCTCACCGGCGCCGATTACTGGGAGCAGCTGGTGCTGAGCCTGGTGCTGGGCGGGCAGAACACCTCGCGGCTCTGGCTGCGCCTGCGGGAACAGGAAGGGCTGGCCTATACGGTGGGGGCAGCCCTCAACAGTTACGGGGGGTGGGGGGAGACCGATATCGCCCTCACCGTGCGTCCTGACAACCTGGCCCGGGCGGTGGCCGTGGCCGGCGAAGAGGTGCGGCGGCTGGCTGGGGAGGGGCCCACCGAGGCCGAGGTGGGGCGGGCGGTGACCGCCCTGACCTCCAACCTGGTGTTCGGGCTGGAGACCCCGGACGGGCGCATGCAGCGGTTGGGACGGTGGCTGCTGCTGGAACGGCTGCCGCCGGACCTGGCTGCGGTCACGGCCCGCCTGGCGCAGGTGACCCCGGCCGCGGTGCAGGCGGCTGCCCGGCGTACCTGGCTTGACCCCGGGCGCCTGGCGGTCGCCCTGGTAGGGCCGGTGCCCCGCGGCGCCCCTGCTGCGCGCAGCTGGTGGGGCTCCGACGGCAGGCCGTCTCCGACGACATAA
- a CDS encoding protein of unknown function (Evidence 5 : Unknown function), with amino-acid sequence MRQPSAKNYHPVAPVLSLSTGPGLRTPWGGLHILTGEAGGGCGPRPAGRNRAAEGVQA; translated from the coding sequence TTGCGCCAGCCAAGTGCCAAAAACTACCATCCTGTAGCGCCTGTCCTGTCGCTTTCGACAGGGCCCGGCCTCCGCACTCCCTGGGGCGGGCTCCATATATTGACTGGCGAGGCGGGCGGTGGCTGCGGTCCCCGGCCTGCCGGTCGAAATCGGGCGGCGGAAGGGGTGCAGGCATGA
- a CDS encoding protein of unknown function (Evidence 5 : Unknown function) codes for MVGTGPHHTTKTGGRIVEVTSLLTGLLGTVLHLVLSLLSSLGL; via the coding sequence ATGGTGGGTACGGGCCCGCATCACACTACGAAAACAGGGGGTCGTATTGTGGAAGTGACCAGCCTCTTGACCGGTTTGTTGGGCACGGTGTTGCACCTGGTGCTCTCCCTGCTGAGCAGCCTGGGCCTCTAA
- a CDS encoding protein of unknown function (Evidence 5 : Unknown function) → MSVLTGSASPVYYLGKFLQDLTPDPFRQ, encoded by the coding sequence GTGTCCGTTTTGACGGGCTCCGCTTCTCCGGTGTATTATTTGGGCAAGTTTCTGCAGGACCTTACCCCCGACCCCTTTCGACAGTGA
- a CDS encoding PRC domain-containing protein: MRMSEFATKEIINLADGSRLGQVGDAELLIDEETGRIETILVWPRRKGAGELVIPWSAVRQIGPEVLIVDLRPGDPPLPRVPRAAMPAPRERG; encoded by the coding sequence ATGCGGATGAGCGAATTTGCCACCAAGGAGATCATCAACCTGGCCGACGGATCCCGGCTCGGCCAGGTGGGGGACGCCGAGCTGCTGATCGATGAGGAGACCGGCCGCATCGAGACCATCCTGGTCTGGCCCCGGCGCAAGGGTGCCGGGGAGCTGGTCATTCCCTGGTCGGCGGTGCGGCAGATCGGTCCTGAGGTGCTGATCGTCGACCTGCGCCCCGGCGACCCGCCCCTCCCGCGGGTACCGCGGGCGGCCATGCCTGCCCCCCGGGAGCGGGGATGA
- a CDS encoding exported protein of unknown function (Evidence 5 : Unknown function) gives MISQRARGRAGRRAVLRPGPALAGAAGAMLLMAVWPAVPVLAAGVPDTPAAPASGLLPVLVGDVTTLLTALLGPGPAAAGAGTPAPGVPAVVPAADPVPLRPPAVAAAVPAVVPGTGAAAVPPAQWVTQTISRPVPYPVRYQPDPQLVRGQERVLRPGRDGERESVRAELEKGGHILAVRQQGSRAVVPPVAEVVEYGTAPPVSRGGPGPFVRELTMLATAYWPDPRWSDGITASGLPARYGVVAVDPRVIPLGTRLYIPGYGFAIAADTGAAIVGDRIDLCFDTRRQAVDFGVRTIPVYVLG, from the coding sequence ATGATATCTCAAAGGGCTCGCGGACGGGCCGGCCGGAGGGCGGTCCTGCGGCCGGGTCCGGCCCTGGCCGGTGCGGCCGGGGCGATGCTGCTGATGGCGGTGTGGCCGGCGGTGCCCGTCCTGGCCGCCGGGGTTCCGGACACCCCGGCGGCCCCGGCTTCCGGCCTGCTGCCGGTGCTGGTGGGGGACGTCACCACCCTGCTCACCGCGCTGTTGGGCCCGGGCCCCGCGGCTGCCGGGGCCGGGACCCCCGCGCCGGGTGTTCCGGCCGTGGTGCCAGCGGCGGACCCGGTCCCGCTGCGTCCCCCGGCTGTCGCTGCCGCGGTTCCGGCGGTGGTCCCCGGGACGGGGGCGGCGGCCGTTCCGCCGGCGCAATGGGTGACGCAGACGATCAGCCGGCCTGTCCCGTATCCGGTGCGGTATCAGCCAGACCCGCAGCTGGTCCGGGGGCAGGAGCGCGTCCTGCGGCCGGGCCGGGACGGGGAGCGGGAGAGCGTGCGCGCGGAGCTGGAAAAGGGGGGGCACATCCTGGCCGTACGGCAGCAAGGCAGCCGCGCGGTGGTTCCACCGGTTGCTGAGGTGGTGGAGTACGGGACCGCCCCGCCGGTTTCGCGGGGCGGACCGGGCCCTTTTGTGCGGGAACTGACCATGCTGGCCACCGCCTACTGGCCCGATCCCCGCTGGTCGGACGGGATCACCGCCAGCGGCTTGCCGGCCCGGTACGGGGTGGTAGCCGTCGACCCGCGGGTGATTCCGCTCGGGACCCGCCTGTACATCCCGGGCTATGGCTTTGCCATCGCCGCCGATACCGGCGCGGCCATTGTGGGCGACCGCATCGACCTCTGCTTTGACACCCGCCGGCAGGCGGTGGACTTCGGGGTGCGCACCATTCCGGTGTACGTCCTGGGGTGA
- a CDS encoding protein of unknown function (Evidence 5 : Unknown function): MPSVHDVREVMYRVHVLLRMAGTENCPESLRLGVERVVADLDALWALNPKQPDDTLTFETEWPAVAAEVKRLWHRARLWLVREERPVLQFPVGTWTGPERV; the protein is encoded by the coding sequence GTGCCGTCGGTGCACGATGTGCGGGAAGTGATGTATCGCGTCCACGTCCTGCTTCGGATGGCGGGAACCGAGAACTGTCCGGAGAGCCTGCGGTTGGGTGTGGAACGGGTGGTGGCCGATCTGGACGCCTTGTGGGCCCTGAATCCGAAGCAGCCGGACGACACCCTGACCTTCGAGACCGAGTGGCCGGCGGTGGCGGCGGAGGTCAAGCGCCTCTGGCATCGGGCCCGGCTCTGGCTGGTACGGGAGGAACGGCCGGTGCTCCAGTTCCCGGTCGGCACCTGGACCGGACCGGAGCGGGTGTAG